AACTTTCAATATTTTATGTAAATCTGCTTATTTCTTTCTATAAAATAAACTTTAATCAAGGGTTGATTTACCTCTTAGGTACCCACTTGCCCTTTATTAATTAGGTTTTTTGTATCTGTTATCTGTTATTACGattttacacattttcattttgcaaagTTAATGAGTTATGTGGTGATATTTGAACTCGCAGAGGGCCTTGATGCATGGAACATGTATTGGGTGGGTCAAGCGTCAAGGCGCGTCCATAAACCTCCCAGCGCGTCACCCGCTCCACCGCATTACAGGAAAACATGGCGACGGGTGTACTGCGGCTCCCGCTGCGACTTTTCACCAGAAATGCGGGGGTAACGAGCCGTAACACCGGCTTGAAAACACCGAACATATCCAGGACGAGTCAAGGCAGGACCGTAGTATCAACGTCGTCGGGTGCGATCTTACCCAAACCGGATAAAGTGAGTTTAAATCTGCCAGCGTTACCGAGTATAAAACCGACTAGAAATATGCCTGACAGTGGAGGCGGGACTTAATTCTGAATTGACAGGGACTGTGGCGAATAGAAAGGCAGGGGACGAGCTGGGTTAGTTCTTTCAGCCAATTAAAGCGTGTTTACTCGAACGGGAGATGAATGTCAGGAAGTAATTATGACTAATTTTGTCAATTCAAGCCAGTATTGATTCAAGTGGACATTTTACGTTACACAATGCAAATAATAGTAATAAGACGTGACATGTATGTTCTATGTAACGTTTTTTTTGGAACTGGAATTATGTCCATTGCGATTAAAACCGCCTCTACGCGCATTTAACAGTTCATATGTATCCTAAACAGAATAGCATGTATGCTGTAAGCGTTATCTGTGGTTTACCTCTGTTCCgataattaaatataaataatacaactGAAAACCACCTCAAGGCCAAAACGAAGAGACCAATTGAAATATGTGTGAatctaaaataatttaatatatgTCATAATAAAGTGTAGGAGCCAAATGTTCCCATCAAATGGCTTTACTCTATTCTGtacactgggtggcgctgtTCTTGGGTCCGGTGCTCACCTATATAAGTGATTAGGTCATTATTGATCCAATCAAGTGTCGGACCGGAGAGCGAAAG
The sequence above is a segment of the Gasterosteus aculeatus chromosome 9, fGasAcu3.hap1.1, whole genome shotgun sequence genome. Coding sequences within it:
- the smdt1b gene encoding single-pass membrane protein with aspartate-rich tail 1b, which produces MATGVLRLPLRLFTRNAGVTSRNTGLKTPNISRTSQGRTVVSTSSGAILPKPDKTPFGLFRLTVVVVPFLYVGTLISKNFAALLEEHDIFVPEDDDDDD